GATGCCTCGACGAGATCTCGCACCGTCACCGCGTCCTCGACGTCCTTTCGCCAGGGTGTGAACGTGTCCTCGATCTGCTCGGGCGGCGTCGGGAGGTCGTCGGGATGGTAGAGCGTGTGCGTCCACCGCGTCTCGAAGCCCGTCTCTTCGGGGAGTGCCGCCCGGACGGCACGCTCGACCTCGCGTTCCTCAGTGGCAGGCGTCGTCTGAGCGAAGACAGCGTCAGCGTCGGTAGTCGTTGCGAGCTCGGAGAGGACCCGTTCGGGCTGTCCCTCCCTGACGAACAGATCCCCATCGCGCTCTCGAAGCGAGGATCGAAGGTCACGAACGCTTTCGAGTCGGAACTGAGCGCGACGGGAGCCGATCTTCTGAGTTCCGTACCGAGTTTCGCCGCGCCGTCGCGGATCGAAGACGTAGACGGGGACGATGGCATCGAAGCCAGCGACGGCGTCAGCCAGCGTCGGGTTGTCGGTCACGCGGAGGTCGTCACGAAACCAGACGACGGCTGTGTCCATGGTAGCCACAGGGGCCAGAGTGACAAGAGCGCCAGGCCGCCGACAACGCGCGGGCCGTTGTCCCGCGTTCGCGGGAGCTTATGACTGCGGCCCTACTCCGCTCTCACAATGACTGTCGCCGACATCTTCAACGAGATTCCCTTCGCCAAGCACCTCGGGATCGAGATTACCGAAGCAGCCGACGGTCACGCCGAGGGCCGCCTCGAACTCGAAGCCGAGCACTCCTCGAACCCCGCACGGATGATCGGCCACGGTGGCGTCACCTACTCGCTGGCGGACACCGTCGGCGGAGCCGCTGTCGTCTCACTCACCGAAGACGTCGCGCCGACGATCGACATGCGGATGGACTACCTCGCGCCCGTCACCCAGGACATCCACGCCGTGGCCGACGTCGTCCGGGACGGCGGAAACATGGCCGTCGTCGAGGTCGAGGTCTACGACACCGACGAGACACACGTCGCGACCGCGCACGGCGTCTACAAGACCAGCGGGCAGGGCGGCGAGAACCCCTGGCGGGCCGAGGACGACCCACGCGAGGGCGCCGACTAGCCCTGTTCTACGTTCTGACAGAACGCCATCCCTTCTCGAACCGCCTCGGTCCGGCCGATCAACGTGACTTTGTCACCTTCGGAGATCGTGTAGTCGGCACTCGGGACGAAGGTGTCGCCGTCGGTGCTGACTAACACGATCAGGCACGTATCAGGCAACTGTGGACCCAGTTCGCGAACGGACTCGCCGACGATATCGGGATTGGTCACCTCGACCTCCTGAACGTCGCCGACCCGACTGTCGTCCGTCATCCAGTGTGCGAGTGCGGGCCGCTCGATCTGGTTGTCGATCGCCCAGGCGGTCGCCATCGACGAGGAGATCGTCCGGACGCCCAGGTCCTCGAAGGCCTCGACGTTGTCGGGGTTGTTCGCTCGCGCGATTACGTTCTCGACATCGAACTTCGTCGCCGACAGCTGTGCGACCAGCAGGTTCGCGTCGTCGTCACCGGTCGCGGCGACGACGACCTTGGCGTTGGCCGCGCCCGCCGAGCGTAACACGTCGGTGTCGGTTCCGTCGCCGACCTCGACGGTGTAGCCCGCCTTGCGGGCCTGTTCGACCGCGACGTCGTCCTCCTCGATTATCACGATATTCTCCCCGCGCTCTTCCAGCCGTGCAGCGAGCGAACGACCGACCCGCCCGCCGCCGACGATGATGACTCGCATTGGTATCACATCCAGGTATTCCGCGATGTACCGCGCCAGACCACCCTCGAAGACGGCCGTCACGAGGATGACCAGAAAGACCGTTCCCAGGAGGATGTTCGCCTCCTGGACAGACCCCTGGGCCTGTAACTGCACCGCAAAGAGCGTCGCCACCGACGCCGGGATGATCCCCCGCGGCCCGACGAAACTCACGAACACCTTCTCACCGGTCGTGAACCGATCGCCGTACATCGAGAGAAACACCAGCGCCGGCCGGATCACAAGCGCGACCGCCAGCACGACCAGGAAGCCAGGGATCCCGACCTCGGCGAGGGCCTCGATCTCCAGCAGCGCCGCGAGCGCGATGAACACGAACGACAGCACGAGCAGCGTGATATCCCCCTTGAAATCGATGATGTCCTCCTCGTATGGGATGTCGGCGTTCCCGAGCAGGAACCCGGAGGTGGCGGCCGCGGCGACGCCGGCTTCGCCGGCCAGGAAGTTCGCGCCGGCGTACGACACCAGCGCCCCGGCCAGAACGAGCACCCGGGCGTTCCGCGGCGCGTCGCCCGGCGAGAGGTCGATGTACTGCAGCACGTAGTAGACGACGGCGGCGACGACGATGCCGACGAGCAACCCCTGTCCGAACCGGGAGACAATCTCGCGGAACAACTCGCTCGTCGAATCGTGCCGGATGACGATCACCTTGAACACCGCGACGGCGATGATCGCCGCGGTCACGTCGTTGACGATCCCCTCCGTCTCGAGGGCGGCGGCCACGCGGTCCCGGACGGGAACGACGTGGAGGATCGGCGTGATGACCGTCGGCCCGGTCGCGACCAGCAGGGCCCCGATCAGAAACGACAGCCCCCAGCCGGCGGCCGGGAACGCGAAGTTGACGACGACAGCGGTCCCGACCAGAGCGATGGCCGCGCCGAGCGTGACCAGCCGGAAGGTCGCTGCCGGTGCCTCGCGGATGCGCTCGATCTGGAGGTGGAACGCCCCCTCGAAGACGATGATCGCGACGGCGAGGCCGACGATCGCCGACAGCGTCGTCGCGCCGCCGAACGTCGACAGCGAGAGGATCGGGTCCCCCAAGAGGAGTTCGGAGACCGGCCCGAGCGCCAGTCCGGCGGCGATGTAGAAGATGATACTCGGGAGCTGCAGCCGGGCGGCCAGGAGCTGTGCGAGGACCCCCAGCGCGAAGATCATCGCGACGAGTGCGATCAGCGTCGCCGTCCCGGCACTCATCGAGTCTCCTCCATGTGTCTCCCCGTTCGGCCGATTCATATATAAGAAGGGTGATCACCGTGCCGCGATCGCGTACCACACCCGACCGCAGGAGCAACTCGAAATCTATTTTCCCCGGGCGCGTGTCAGTTCACACGGAATGTTCGTTCTCGTCAACCTCAAGACCTACCCGTGTGACCCGATCGACGTCGCGGCCGCAGCCGCCGACGTCGCCGACGACAGCGGCGTCCGCGTCGGCGTCGCCCCGCAGGCCACCCACATCGAAGCCGTCGCCCAGACGGGCGTCGAGACCTGGGCCCAGCACGTCGACCCGATCGACTACGGCTCCAACACCGGCCACACGCTCGCCGAGACCGTCGCGGAGGCCGGCGCGGAGGGGACGCTCATCAACCACTCCGAGCACCGCCTGAAACTCGCGGACATCGACGCCTCCGTCCAGGCCGCCGAGCGTGCAGGACTGGAGACCTGCGTCTGTGCGAATAACCCCGCCCAGATCGGTGCCGCCGCCGCGCTCGGCCCGGACTCCGTGGCCGTCGAACCGCCGGAACTCATCGGCGGCGACGTCTCGGTCGCCAGCGCCGACCCCGACATCGTCACCGACGCCGTCGACGCCGCCGCGAACGTCGACGAGAGCGTCGATGTCTTCTGTGGCGCGGGCATCTCGACCGGCGACGACGTCGCGGCCGCCGAAGACCTGGGTGCGACAGGCGTGCTCCTGGCGAGCGGCGTCGCCAAGGCCGACGATCCGCGTGCGGTCCTCGAAGATCTCGTCGACCCGGTCGCCTGATCGGCCACGCCGCGGTTTTTCTCGCTGCGAAAAGACTGTCCCATGGTTAAGTGTATCAACCACATAGTTGGAGGTGGAACCTCGATCCGTGGGGTTCCCGACGGGAACGACCGTCGAGAACGTCCGGGACTCCAGTGGCTGCCGGGACGCAGTCACTGATTGGCATCGCCATCGAACCGCGCGGAATAGCCGGCGTGGGTGGCCACCACGCTGGCGCTTCTCGGTGCGGACACCCCAGGGGCACGTTGGGACGGCACCCTGCCTTCGTTTTCATAGTGGTTCCTGTAGCGATTTACCGGTCCGATCGCACCGCTCCGTGCGATCGATCCGGAACAGACCTACAGCAACCACTATCAGTCTCGAAGTGGCGACGTCGACAGAAACTGTAACGGGCCTGCTCGCCTAACCATCGACTATGCCGAGCCGTGGGCGACTGCCCGGGACCGACCGCCGCCCCGACCAGCTCGTCTGTCACCTCGATATGGACTGCTTTTACGCCGCCTGCGAGCGACTTCGAGAGCCCGAACTCGAAGGCGAACCCCTCGTCGTCGGGATGGGCTACGAAGACGGCGAGACGGTCGGCGCAGTCGCGACCGCGAGCTACGAGGCCCGCGAATACGGCGTCGAGAGCGCGATGGCCATCTCCGAGGCGCTGGAGTTGTTACCGCGACGGGCAACCGCCGACAGCCCCGAAGACACCGGCTACTACCGCCCCGTGGACATGGGCTACTACGAGTCGATCAGCGAGCAGGTCAAGGCGATCCTGCAAGACAGTGCCGACGTCGTCCGCGAGGTCAGCATCGACGAGGCCTACCTCGACGTCACCGAACAGGTCGACTGGGACGGCGTCGAGGACTTCGCGAGCGACCTCAAGGATCGGATCGAGCGCGAGGTCGGCGTCGTCGCCAGCGTCGGGGTCGCGCCGACGATGTCGGCCGCGAAGATCGCCAGCGACGCCGACAAGCCCGACGGCCTGGTCGTGATCGAACCCGGCGAAGTACAGGACTTTCTCGCGCCGATGGACGTCGAAGCCGTCCACAACGTCGGCCCAGTCACCGCCCGGGAACTCCGAGAGATGGACATCGAGACCGCGGGCGACCTCGCGAGTGACGACCCCGATCGGCTCGCGGATCGCTTCGGCGAGCGCGGCCTGGAGATCTATCGATTCGCCCGCGGCGAGGACGCCCGCGAGGTCACACCACGCGACGACCCCAAGAGTTTCTCGCGGGAGTCGGCGTTCTCGGAGACGGTCGAAGACCACGAGCGCGTCCGCGAGCGGGTTCGGACGCTCGCCGAGGCGGTCGCGAAACGGGCGACTCGGGAGAACGCGCTCTATCAGACGGTGGGAATCAAGATCGTGACGCCACCGTACGACGTGAACACGCGCGCCCGGTCGCTGTCGGGTCCCGTCGACGATCCCGACCTCGTCGAGGCCATCGCGATGGATCTGCTGGACGAGTTTACGGAGGCGAGAGTCCGCAAGGTCGGCGTCCGCGTCTCGAAGCTCTCGTTCACCGACCGCCAGCAGGTCAGCCTCGACGGCTTCGGCGGTGATGGTGACAGTAGCGACGCGCAAATCGACGACGGAGAGTCGGCAACCGACCGGCGGCGCGGGCAGACCTCGCTGACGGATTTCGAGTGAGCTGCGAATGGTCGGCGTCGAGAATCTACCGCTGCTCGACGGGCGTCCACGTCCGGCCACGCTCGCCGACGTACTTCGATTCGGGTCGGATGAGGCGGTTATCTTCGAGTTGTTCGAGACAGTGGGCCATCCACCCGCCGACGCGGGCGACGCCGAAAGTCGCCGTGAAGAGGTCACGCGGGACGCCGACGCCGTGCAGCAGTGCCGCGGTGTAGAACTCGACGTTGGTCTCCAGTCGCCGCCCGGGCTTGTGCTCGTCCAGCAGGTCGACCGCGACATCCTCGAACTCGACGACGGTCTCGAAGAAGTCGCTGTCGCCGCCGTCGGCGTAGAACTGCTCGGCCGCCGCCGAGAGGACGGCCGCCCGGGGGTCACGAACTCGATAGACGCGGTGGCCGAATCCCATCAGTCGCTCGCCGGCGTCGAGTTTCTCGCGGACGAATCCCTCGGGGTCGCCCGAGTCGTGGACGGCCTGCAGCATGTCCAGTACGGGACCGGGCGCGCCGCCGTGGAGCGGTCCTTTCAGGGTTCCGACGGCTGCGGTGGCCGCCGAGACGACGTCCGATTCGGTCGAGACGACGACCCTCGCGGTAAAGGTCGAGGCGTTGAGACCGTGGTCGACGACGGTGTTGAGGTAGGTTTCGAGGCCGCGGACAGCAGCCTCGGCCGGGCGCTCACCGGTCAGCATGTAGAGGTAGTTGGCGGCGTGGCCCAGATCCGGATCGGGCGCGACCGGCTCGTTGCCCTGGCGATATCGCCAGTAGGCCGCGACGATCGTGGGGAACGCGGCAATCACGCGCTTGGCGTCTTCGTCGGGCTCGCCATCTTCGTGGCCGAGGTTCGCCGCGGCCGCGCCCATCCGGAGGGCGTCCATGGCGGGCTTTTCCTCCTCGGCGGCCCGCTGAAGGACTGCGTGGACCGCCGGCCCGATCGATCGCTGCTCTGCGAGATCGGTCCGGAAGGCCGCTAGCTCTTCGCTATCGGGTACCTGGTCGTGAAAGAGCAGATAGAGCGTCTCCTCGTAGGTCGCGTTGGTCGCCAGCTCCGGCAGTTCGAACCCGCCGATGATCAGTTCGCCCGTCTCACCGTCGATCGAACTCAGTCGCGTCGCCGCCACGGGAACTCCTTCGAGGCCCCGGTTGATGTCATCGCCAGCCATGCTGGTCATTATAGCGGGGCTGGTTTATGTTTCCCGGGATCGCGTCACGATGTCACACGCCAGCCGGCTCGACACACCCGAGTCAATCCAGCCCGTTTTCGAGGTTCTCCAGCAGTTTCCCGACGAACAGGCCGGTTCGCGGCGAAATCGCGTCGGGATCGTCCGTCTCGATGTCGACGGGGTGGGCCGACAGCGTCTGGACGAAGCGCTCTGAGTGTGTCATCGTCTGGAGCATGTCCACGACGTCGACGGTCAGGCCCTCGTCGGAGGTGTCCATCTCCGGGTGGCGCTGTTTCTCGGCCTCCGTATAACGGATCGTCCAGGCCGGGCCGCCGACCGTTTCGACGATCTCCGCGACCGAGCCGATCGCGATTCGGTCGTCCTCGCGGCCGACGTAGACCCAGCCGTCCTCGACGATCGTTGGATAGCGCGTCATGTCCTCCCGTCCGTGTCAGGTGTTCGCACTCGGCGTATAAATCGCTTCACCCGTCGAGACGCGTTACCTGCCGAAGAGCCGCCGCCAGAGGCTCCGCCGCGTCGCGCGCTCGGCGATGACGACCGAAGACTCGACGTCGTCGAGAATGTCCATGTGCAGCGTGTTCCGGACCAGTCGCGCGAGCAGGCCGCGCTCGCTCGCCCCGAGAAAGACCATCGTGTGCGCCGCGGCTTCGCGCTCGATCGCCGCCTCGACGTCGCCGGAATCGTCGACGACGATCTCGGCGTCTTCGAGGCCGTGGTCGGCCGCCCAGTCGGACAGGAACTGCTCGCCGTCTTCGATCTCCGCCGGGTCGTCGACGACGTACAGCAGGGTCACCTCGGTTTCCTCGACCGACTGCAGTGCGGCGACGACCTCCGCACTCAGGTCCGAGTTTGGCCCGCCGACGGTCGGCAACAGGATTTGCGAGCTATCCATCCCCTCGTCGTCGACGACCAGGAAGTCACACGGCAGACTGTTGGTCAGCTCTTCGAGCGGCTGTTCGGCTCGGGCGGCGTCCCACAGCCGATCTTCGCCCCAGCCCATCACGACCAGATCGGCCTCGTCGCGGCCGGCGACGGTGAAGAGTTCCTCGAACGAGCGATGAGAGACGACCGTCGACGTCTCGACGTCGACCTCGTAGTCGTCGGTGACGCTGCAGACGTCTGCCATGAGTCGGTCGGACTCCTCGACGATCCGCCGCCGTCCGGCGGAGTCGTATCCCTGGTGAGGTGTCTGTACGATGTGGACCGCGTGGACGGTCGCGTCCTCGTGGGCGCTGGCGATGGCGCTGGCGAATTTCACGAGCGGCTGTTCTGTCCGTGGATTGGCGATCGGAACCAGGATTCGATAGCCAGTCGACTCCTCGCGCGTATGCTTGGCAGCGGTGTCGATCACCGGGACGTAGCGACGGCCACCGAAGAGGCCGCCGAACAGCCACTCTTTCGGCGAGAGGCGCCGGTACGCGCCCTCGAAACGAGCGGACTCCAGGCGGTATTCACTCGTCTGGAAGTAGTTGACTGCCGTCACCAGCACGACGCCGCCGACGGTATTGCCAGCCAGGACGGGGATGACGAACTCGGTCATCCCGATCCACAGCGTCACGCCCTCGGCCCCGACGAACACCAGATACAGCATCTCGGTGAACGAGACGACCACGTGGAAGAGGCCGCCGATCGGGATCGACAGGAACGCGAGATAAACCACGACGAGCCGTGAGATCGTGTCCTGTGAGGCGTAGTTGACCCAGACGACACCCGCGACGATCAGCCCCGCAAACGCCGCTTTCGTGAACAGCGCGACGGGATCCGCGTCGATCCCCTTCTGTGCGATCGACAGCGCTGCCGTCGACGCGTCAGCGGAGAGCACGTTCCCGTAGGCCAGCGCGGCCGCGCCGAGCGCGCCGCCCGTGAAGTTCCCAGCCAGCACGACGGCCCAGTTCCGGAGCAGAGCCGGAATACTGGCCAGTCGTTCGAGGGTGAGCGCCACCGGGGGCAGGGTGTTCTCGGTGTAGAGCTGATAGCCGCCGATGATGATGTAGATGAATCCCAGCGGGTACAGCATCGCGCTGAGGACCGGATCGGCGTCGGTCGAGGCCGTCAGCGAGACGTACAGCAGAAAGGTGATCGTGATCGCGAACCCGGCGGCGAGCCCGCTGAAATAGAGTTCGCGACTGCCCGAGGTGATCTCCTCGTCGGCCGCCGCGATGATCCGCTGGAACACCTCGTCGCTGGAGAATCGATCGCGAATGACTCGACCCGCCGCAGGTGCGCCGCTGCGGGATCGTTCGACCGCCTCGCGTACCTCCTCTTCACCGTTGGGATCCCTGTCGGCCATCTATCGACGTGCTCCGGGCGAAGCGACTAAGGCCTTTCCACCTCCGGCGGTCGAGTACCGTCTCGAACGACTGTCGAATCCTCGAAACGTGTCTGACTGAGAGTTATGAACGCCGGGGACAGTCACTCTAGCAACATGAGTGACGAGCGGACGATCACGGTCGCGGAAGTGAGCGACGGGCCCGGCGGGCAGGGCGAACCGGGGACCGACGTCTCGCTGCCAGTCGTCGAGTTGCTGACGGGCCGGGGGTTCGTCACCGGCAAGTCCGGGTCGGGGAAGTCCAACACCGCCTCGGTCATCGCCGAGAATCTACTGGACAGTGGCTACGGCCTCCTCGTGGTGGACATTGACGGCGAGTATTACGGTCTCAAAGAGGAGTACGAGATTCTCCACGTCGGCGCCGACGAGGAGTGTGACATCCAGGTCACGACCGAACACGCCGAGAAGATCGCCTCCCTGGCGCTAGAACAGAACGTCCCCATCATCCTCGACATCTCCTCGTTTCTGGACGACGAGGAAGCCGAGGCCCTCCTGACGGCAGTCTCCAAACAGCTGTTCGCGAAGGCCAAGAAGCTCAAACAGCCCTTCCTCATGCTGGTCGAGGAAGTCCACGAGTGGATCCCCGAGAACGGTTCCGTGGGCGAGGTCGGGAAGATGCTGATCAAGATCGGCAAGCGCGGCCGCAAGCACGGCCTGGGAATCGTCGGCATCTCCCAGCGCCCCGCGGACGTCAAGAAAGACTACATCACCCAGTGCGACTGGCTCGTCTGGCACCGACTGACCTGGAACAACGACACCAAGGTCGTTCGGCGGGTGCTCGACGGCGAGTACGCGAGCGCTGTCGAGGATCTGAACGACGGCGAGGCGTTCATGATGACCGACTGGTCCGAGAGCGTCAGGCGGGTCCAGTTCCACCGCAAGCAGACCTTCGACGCCGGCGCGACTCCCGGGCTGGACGACTTCGAGCGACCTGAACTCAAGTCGGTCAGCGACGACCTCGTCTCGGAGTTGCAGTCGATCAGCGAGGAGGAGGCCCAGCGCGAGAGCACCATCGAGGAACTCCGCGAGGAACTGGACAGGAAGAACTCTCGAATCGCCGAACTGGAGACGGAGTTGCAGGACGCACGGGACCTGAGCCGAATGGCAGACCAGTTCGTCGACGCGATGCTCGACCAGGTCGAGGGCGCAAGTCCGGGTCGTACCGAGACTGAACGGATGCGCGCTCGACGACAGCGCCGTGAGGGGCAGGCTCTCGAAGGGCCGACGCCAGAGGCCGAGACGTTGCCCCCGGCCGAGGAGAAGGCAGCGGCGGCCGACGGGCCCGGCGAAGACGGCGACTTCGGAGCGATGGACGAATCGGCGGACGAGAGCGACGGCTTCGCGGCGATGGACGGCGACGCGATGGCCGAGGCTGCCGACGCCTTCGCGGCCGCGATGGACGAAGACGACGAGCAGGACGAGAGTGCGGACGACAACGAGCAGGACGAGAGTGCGGACGCCGACGACGCCGGCGGATTCCCTTCCTTCGAGGAGCCCGAGGACATGCCCCGACTCGACGGAGCGCCCGAAGCCGAACTGGACTTTTCGGAGGCCGACCTCCCGGAGTTCGGGTTCAAGACGCCGGACGAAAGCCCTGAGGCCTCGTCGGACCGCCACGCGACGAACGGCCACGCGACGAACGACGCGGCCGGCGGAGCGACCGCGAGCGCAGTCTCGGCAGCGCCAGATGGGAGCGACGACGACGCCATCGCCGCGGCGGTCAGCGCCGTCGACGGCGAGGAGACGCCGACCGTCCAGCGGCCGACGCCAGCCGCAGTCGGCTCGATCCGAGCGGAGATTCGTGGACTCGACGAGAAGACCCGCCGAATGCTGGCCTACTACGACGAGCAAGGGCCGGCGACCCCGCTCGACGCGCACTTCGTCGCCGGCGGCACGGGTGATCGGACCAACGCCTACGCGCACAATCGAACGCTGCGGACGGCAGGATTGATCGAACACGTGGGTCGGGGTAACTACGACGTCTGCGTCCGCGAGCGACTCGACGAGGCGACCGACGGGCGACTCGACGAACAGGAACTCGACGCTTTCAGCGCACGACTGACCGCGGAGTTCGGCCGCGGCGAGTAGCCTCGGGGAGTCCGACGCTTAGCTTCCGGGGAGGATGTCCCCGAGCGCGGCCCCGACGGACATTGGGACGAACGCGACGACGACGTTTGCGAGTGCAAGCGCCGGATCGGCCCAGTCGACGCGGCCCCAGGCAGTCAGCATGACGGTCGCCATCAGCAACGAGAGAACGAGGACGCTGGCCAGTCGTCGCGGAACGATCCCGAAGAGCCGGTTTTTGACCCGAACGTCCTGGATCTCGGCGACGTAGAGCACGCCAGTGGTGAGTGCCACTGCGAAGACTGCCGTCCCTGCGAGCAGCAAGGGGCGGTCGACCAGAAATTCGCCGATCTCCTGGGTACCGCCCTCGACTGCCATCGGAACACCAAACAGGAATGCACCGAGCAACGCTTCTGCGGCGTCGGCCCGGTCGAACCCCCAGATGACACGGCCGAACGCGGCGTCCGAGCCCTGAGCCTCCGTGGCCACTCGCATCGCTTCCTCGACTTTCTCGCGCTCCTCGTCGGTATCGACCGTCTCTGCCAGCTCTTCGAGTTGATCGAAGATATCACCGATATCCGGCTCTTCGTCGTCGAGATCCGCAGGTGGAGCGGCGCTACTCATCAGTCAGATTCGTCGGCTGGTCGTCGTTCCATTCGTAGAATCCGTCGCCCGAGACCCGGCCGAGTCGGCCGTCTTCGACCCGTTCGACGAGGGTTGCAGGCGGCTCGAAGCGTGGCCCGAGATCACTCGCCAATCGTTCGAGTGCCGCCAGAACCGTGTCCAGCCCCTGTCGATCGGCCAGTTCGAGCGGGCCGATGTCCGCACCACCGGAGAGAGTCATCGTCCGGTCGATCGTCGCCGGATCGGCCACGCCCTGGTCGTAGGTCCGGATCGCCTCGACCTGCTGGGCGAGTCGGAGCCGGTCGGCGACGAATCCCGGGCCGTCGTGGACCCGGAGCGGTTGCCAGCCCAGTCGCTCGACGAAAGACTCGGCGGCCGCAACTCGCTGCTCGCTCGCCCCCTCGGGAACGACGACCTCGATCGGACCGTCCCAGCCGACCGGCACAGTCGAATGCAGCCCGACGAGTCGATCGGGTTCGCGCAACGCCACTGCCAGGCTGGTCACGGCCGTCGACTCGACGGTCACGAGAAGCTGTGTCTCGCCTGGGGCAGCGTCCTCGACGTCAGCGAGTCGTTCGCGCGTGGGCTCGACCGCGTCCGTCCGCGTCTCGACGACGACGTCCGCGTCCCCGACAGCGCCCGTGAGATCGGTCGTTCCGTCGGCGTCGGGGCTGGACAGCGAGTCGACGGCGTCCAGCACGGCGTTGGCGTCCTCGCCACAGAGGGTGACCGACGAGCCGCTGTCGGCACAGGCTCGGGCGAGTGCGCGGCCGACTGGTCCCACGCCCAGAATCACCACGTGCATGGACGACAGCGAGGGCGCGTGGCCGGATAAGCGTTCCCTCCCGACCGCCAGCGAGAATTTTCAGCGATACTGTCGAGGCAAACTTTATTACTGCCGTAAATCTCTAGGGAAAGACAATGGTACGTTCCAGTCGGCAGCGAGAGCGAGAGCGAGTGGGCACCGACGAGAACACTGAGGAAACCGAGCAGGACGAGAAGGAGGCCTGTCCGGAGTGTGAGTCGACGTCGCTGGTCGCGAGCGCAGACGGCGGTGAGCTGGTCTGCGACGACTGTGGGCTCGTCATCGAAGAGGGAACCATCGACCGCGGGCCCGAGTGGCGCGCGTTCGACCACAGCGAGCGCCAGCAGAAGTCCCGCGTGGGCGCACCCAC
The Halapricum salinum genome window above contains:
- a CDS encoding formate/nitrite transporter family protein, with translation MADRDPNGEEEVREAVERSRSGAPAAGRVIRDRFSSDEVFQRIIAAADEEITSGSRELYFSGLAAGFAITITFLLYVSLTASTDADPVLSAMLYPLGFIYIIIGGYQLYTENTLPPVALTLERLASIPALLRNWAVVLAGNFTGGALGAAALAYGNVLSADASTAALSIAQKGIDADPVALFTKAAFAGLIVAGVVWVNYASQDTISRLVVVYLAFLSIPIGGLFHVVVSFTEMLYLVFVGAEGVTLWIGMTEFVIPVLAGNTVGGVVLVTAVNYFQTSEYRLESARFEGAYRRLSPKEWLFGGLFGGRRYVPVIDTAAKHTREESTGYRILVPIANPRTEQPLVKFASAIASAHEDATVHAVHIVQTPHQGYDSAGRRRIVEESDRLMADVCSVTDDYEVDVETSTVVSHRSFEELFTVAGRDEADLVVMGWGEDRLWDAARAEQPLEELTNSLPCDFLVVDDEGMDSSQILLPTVGGPNSDLSAEVVAALQSVEETEVTLLYVVDDPAEIEDGEQFLSDWAADHGLEDAEIVVDDSGDVEAAIEREAAAHTMVFLGASERGLLARLVRNTLHMDILDDVESSVVIAERATRRSLWRRLFGR
- the dinB gene encoding DNA polymerase IV, whose amino-acid sequence is MPSRGRLPGTDRRPDQLVCHLDMDCFYAACERLREPELEGEPLVVGMGYEDGETVGAVATASYEAREYGVESAMAISEALELLPRRATADSPEDTGYYRPVDMGYYESISEQVKAILQDSADVVREVSIDEAYLDVTEQVDWDGVEDFASDLKDRIEREVGVVASVGVAPTMSAAKIASDADKPDGLVVIEPGEVQDFLAPMDVEAVHNVGPVTARELREMDIETAGDLASDDPDRLADRFGERGLEIYRFARGEDAREVTPRDDPKSFSRESAFSETVEDHERVRERVRTLAEAVAKRATRENALYQTVGIKIVTPPYDVNTRARSLSGPVDDPDLVEAIAMDLLDEFTEARVRKVGVRVSKLSFTDRQQVSLDGFGGDGDSSDAQIDDGESATDRRRGQTSLTDFE
- the tpiA gene encoding triose-phosphate isomerase, with product MFVLVNLKTYPCDPIDVAAAAADVADDSGVRVGVAPQATHIEAVAQTGVETWAQHVDPIDYGSNTGHTLAETVAEAGAEGTLINHSEHRLKLADIDASVQAAERAGLETCVCANNPAQIGAAAALGPDSVAVEPPELIGGDVSVASADPDIVTDAVDAAANVDESVDVFCGAGISTGDDVAAAEDLGATGVLLASGVAKADDPRAVLEDLVDPVA
- a CDS encoding NAD-binding protein produces the protein MSAGTATLIALVAMIFALGVLAQLLAARLQLPSIIFYIAAGLALGPVSELLLGDPILSLSTFGGATTLSAIVGLAVAIIVFEGAFHLQIERIREAPAATFRLVTLGAAIALVGTAVVVNFAFPAAGWGLSFLIGALLVATGPTVITPILHVVPVRDRVAAALETEGIVNDVTAAIIAVAVFKVIVIRHDSTSELFREIVSRFGQGLLVGIVVAAVVYYVLQYIDLSPGDAPRNARVLVLAGALVSYAGANFLAGEAGVAAAATSGFLLGNADIPYEEDIIDFKGDITLLVLSFVFIALAALLEIEALAEVGIPGFLVVLAVALVIRPALVFLSMYGDRFTTGEKVFVSFVGPRGIIPASVATLFAVQLQAQGSVQEANILLGTVFLVILVTAVFEGGLARYIAEYLDVIPMRVIIVGGGRVGRSLAARLEERGENIVIIEEDDVAVEQARKAGYTVEVGDGTDTDVLRSAGAANAKVVVAATGDDDANLLVAQLSATKFDVENVIARANNPDNVEAFEDLGVRTISSSMATAWAIDNQIERPALAHWMTDDSRVGDVQEVEVTNPDIVGESVRELGPQLPDTCLIVLVSTDGDTFVPSADYTISEGDKVTLIGRTEAVREGMAFCQNVEQG
- a CDS encoding citrate synthase/methylcitrate synthase; translated protein: MAGDDINRGLEGVPVAATRLSSIDGETGELIIGGFELPELATNATYEETLYLLFHDQVPDSEELAAFRTDLAEQRSIGPAVHAVLQRAAEEEKPAMDALRMGAAAANLGHEDGEPDEDAKRVIAAFPTIVAAYWRYRQGNEPVAPDPDLGHAANYLYMLTGERPAEAAVRGLETYLNTVVDHGLNASTFTARVVVSTESDVVSAATAAVGTLKGPLHGGAPGPVLDMLQAVHDSGDPEGFVREKLDAGERLMGFGHRVYRVRDPRAAVLSAAAEQFYADGGDSDFFETVVEFEDVAVDLLDEHKPGRRLETNVEFYTAALLHGVGVPRDLFTATFGVARVGGWMAHCLEQLEDNRLIRPESKYVGERGRTWTPVEQR
- a CDS encoding PaaI family thioesterase — translated: MTVADIFNEIPFAKHLGIEITEAADGHAEGRLELEAEHSSNPARMIGHGGVTYSLADTVGGAAVVSLTEDVAPTIDMRMDYLAPVTQDIHAVADVVRDGGNMAVVEVEVYDTDETHVATAHGVYKTSGQGGENPWRAEDDPREGAD